A stretch of the Apteryx mantelli isolate bAptMan1 chromosome 3, bAptMan1.hap1, whole genome shotgun sequence genome encodes the following:
- the RWDD2A gene encoding LOW QUALITY PROTEIN: RWD domain-containing protein 2A (The sequence of the model RefSeq protein was modified relative to this genomic sequence to represent the inferred CDS: inserted 1 base in 1 codon; substituted 1 base at 1 genomic stop codon) yields MEDSVMAATVKECLELQLLEVEMLLSMFPKKGEINLCDEDAVLGMRRXRNSKGALPRRLEYSVAIDVGKSKAKVELQVLLPHMYPHVAPQLFARSDALNRQQQLQLNTRLTSHISCLDSGELCICAAVQWVKENSLPYLQNSKIASEGALKEEVFKETFHRMWIYSHHIYRQELRKKIFDCAKKLNLTGFCLTGKPGMICVXGIRDNCEEFWCVIRYPSWKHISCKHVESIETEGNIDSLRLFHTFEDLQFQAHGDYGLRNDYHMDLGQFLEFLKQHQSGHIFQILFGVEGKLSDK; encoded by the exons ATGGAGGACAGCGTAATGGCTGCTACAGTAAAAGAGTGTCTTGAGCTCCAGCTCCTGGAAGTGGAAATGCTCTTGTCAATGTTTCCTAAAAAAGGCGAAATAAATCTGTGTGATGAGGATGCTGTGCTTGGCATGCGGC TGAGAAACTCTAAGGGAGCTCTGCCCCGGCGGCTCGAGTATTCAGTTGCTATTGATGTAGGGAAGTCAAAG GCAAAAGTAGAATTGCAGGTACTGTTGCCTCACATGTATCCTCATGTAGCTCCTCAACTTTTTGCAAGATCAGATGCACTAAACAGACAGCAACAGTTGCAGCTCAACACTCGCCTCACTTCTCACATTAGCTGTTTGGATTCAGGTGAACTGTGTATATGTGCTGCTGTCCAGTGGGTGAAGGAAAACAGCCTGCCTTATTTGCAAAACAGTAAGATTGCTTCTGAAGGTGCTTTGAAAGAAGAAgtatttaaagaaacatttcatcGCATGTGGATCTATAGCCATCATATATATAGGCAGGAATtgagaaaaaagatttttgacTGTGCAAAGAAGTTAAATCTGACTGGCTTCTGCCTAACAGGAAAACCTGGTATGATCTGTGTGTAGGGAATCAGAGATAACTGTGAAGAGTTCTGGTGTGTTATTAGGTATCCCAGTTGGAAGCATATTTCATGCAAGCATGTGGAGAGTATAGAAACTGAGGGAAACATTGATAGTCTTCGTCTCTTTCATACTTTTGAAGACCTACAGTTTCAGGCACATGGAGATTATGGCCTGAGGAATGACTATCACATGGATCTGGGCCAGTTCCTAGAATTCCTGAAACAACATCAAAGCGGacatatttttcagattttatttggtGTTGAAGGCAAACTTTCAGACAAATAA
- the PGM3 gene encoding phosphoacetylglucosamine mutase, which yields MDFEAIKKCSPLHPKPAGLALQYGTAGFRTKAERLDHVMFRMGFLAVLRSKATAATIGVMVTASHNPEEDNGVKLIDPHGEMLHPLWEEYATQLANAEEQELQKVMTEICQKEAVDLHKDSLVFIGRDTRPSSKKLSQSVIDGIFILGGQYHDYGLVTTPQLHYMVCCQNTQGQYGKATLEGYYQKLAKAFVELIKQANSPSSGDSQRHLKIDCANGIGALKLMEMERYFPKEVLIHLYNDGTKEKLNHLCGADYVKVHQKPPRGLDMKPNERCCSLDGDADRIVYYYKDTTDHFHLIDGDKIATLISIFLKELLVKVEQTLKMAVVQTAYANGSSTRYLEETMKVPVHCVKTGVKHLHHKAQEFDVGVYFEANGHGTVLFSKAAETKIRQVAKEEKDDEIREAAKMLENMIDLINQTIGDAISDMLVIEAILALKGFTVQQWDAIYTDLPNRLLKVQVADRQVIGTTDAERRVVAPPGLQEKIDALVKKYKSSRAFVRPSGTEDIVRIYAEADTQENADALAHEVSLAVYHLAGGVGTPPQPL from the exons ATGGATTTCGAAGCGATTAAAAAATGCTCGCCGTTACACCCGAAGCCCGCTGGGCTCGCTCTTCAGTACGGCACCGCCGGGTTTCGCACCAAGGCAGAGCGGCTCGATCACGTCATGTTCCGCATGGGCTTCCTGGCGGTTCTCAGGTCCAAAGCCACCGCCGCTACCATTGGCGTCATGGTCACCGCATCTCACAATCCTGAA GAAGATAATGGTGTAAAGCTGATCGATCCTCATGGTGAAATGTTGCATCCGTTGTGGGAAGAGTACGCTACACAGCTAGCAAATGCAGAGGAGCAAGAATTACAGAAAGTAATGACTGAAATCTGCCAAAAAGAAGCAGTGGACCTGCACAAAGATTCTTTGGTTTTTATTGGTAGAGATACCAG aCCAAGCAGCAAGAAACTTTCCCAGTCAGTAATAGATGGTATCTTCATTCTAGGTGGACAATACCATG ATTATGGTCTGGTGACAACACCACAGCTACATTACATGGTCTGCTGTCAAAACACCCAAGGACAGTATGGGAAAGCAACGCTGGAAGGTTATTACCAAAAACTAGCCAAAGCTTTTGTAGAACTGATCAAACAG GCTAATTCTCCCAGCTCTGGAGACAGTCAAAGGCATCTGAAGATTGACTGTGCCAATGGAATAGGAGCCCTGAAACTAATGGAAATGGAGCGCTACTTTCCAAAGGAAGTACTAATTCACCTGTATAATGATGGAACCAAGGAGAAGCTCAATCACTTATGTGGTGCAGATTATGTAAAAGTTCATCAGAAACCACCTAGAG GGCTAGACATGAAGCCTAATGAGAGATGCTGCTCACTTGATGGAGATGCAGATAGAATTGTTTATTACTATAAGGACACAACTGACCATTTTCATCTAATCGATGGAGATAAAATAGCAACTTTAATTAGTATCTTCCTTAAAGAACTTCTTGTCAAG GTGGAACAGACTTTAAAGATGGCAGTGGTACAGACAGCATATGCCAACGGGAGTTCAACGCGCTACCTTGAGGAAACAATGAAG GTACCTGTTCACTGTGTCAAAACAGGAGTGAAACACCTGCATCACAAGGCCCAGGAGTTTGATGTTGGTGTGTACTTTGAGGCAAATGGACATGGCACA GTATTATTTAGTAAAGCTGCTGAAACTAAAATAAGACAAGtggcaaaagaggaaaaagatgatgaaataagaGAAGCAGCAAAGATGCTTGAAAACATGATTGACCTGATTAATCAG ACAATTGGTGATGCTATCTCAGACATGCTGGTTATTGAAGCAATCCTGGCTTTGAAAGGTTTTACCGTGCAACAGTGGGATGCCATCTACACCGACCTTCCAAATCGGCTACTCAAAGTTCAG GTTGCAGACAGGCAAGTTATTGGCACAACAGATGCAGAAAGGCGTGTGGTTGCACCCCCAGGACTACAAGAGAAAATTGATGCACTTGTAAAGAAGTACAAATCATCACGAGCGTTTGTCCGTCCATCAGGAACAGAAGATATAGTTAGGATATATGCTGAAGCAGACACACAG gAGAACGCTGATGCCCTTGCCCATGAAGTAAGCCTGGCTGTTTACCATCTCGCTGGTGGAGTAGGAACACCACCCCAGCCTCTATAA